TATGCAGACACTATTATATAAAGAACACTCATATACCAcagttttaaaatctgaatcaaGAGTGGAGTCAGAACAAACAACAGATAcaggtttttgtgtgtattgtgcGTTCATTGGATTAAAATCGTCTGTATTGAATCTGACTTCTGTCACTAGATTTCATCATCGTGTTTAATTCATTAGGATTGTTTTCTGACCTGTAAATCACAAACCATGacaacttctctctctctctctctctcagcctgatCTATTTTTAGAAGTCACTGTGAGCGTGGGGCACGTGGAAGGTTTTCTGACACCTTGCACTAATAAttcaaagacaacaaacaaatgtacacTTTAACATCCAAACATGTTTTAGTTTATTCCatttaacatgtgtttttaatattgatACCATTAAACAGACAGTGGGTTTGAACAGggtttatttttgtcttattttagaTTTCAGTGCAGCCTTTATGTGAACCAATATTCCCATGACCCAAAAGAAATCTCCATATTTCTCTCTTGAAACCCTctgtcctcttttcttcctACTATATAGTTCACACTGTCAcgctctttccctctctccttttacTTTCCTGCTCATGTCTGACCTAATTCATTTTTCTGCAAGAAGCAATTGACCtgaacacacatgtgcacacacacacacacacacacacacacacacacacacatacacacacacacacagtctctcagACATGCTCTGGTTGTTCTTACACATAAAAGATATGAAGGATTTGATAATTTACATAAGCGAACTCAATCTGGGTAAAATGTTCTTCATACATGTGTAATAACTCTGAGAGCAGGGACGTCTCCCCCTGGAGAACCAGGATTACTGCAGGGAACAAGAGACGACCTGATCCGATGCCCCCTAAGAGACCACAGAGGATTACAGAGAGCAAAAGATTCCACAAACTGGATCATAGAGGAAGAGACAGTATGTGGGAGGTAAAACAAATCTATTAGCTAATGTTTACACCTTCTCATCTATTAACATACTTGCAATTATGTTCAAGCAAGACTTGGTTCAGTCAAGTCATGGTTTCTTAAATCAGTGTTTTCGCAATTATACAATGAACTAGAatatctctcctgccgagacattttgaatggttGCCTTTTTGACACCGCTCCGCACAGAGTGACACAtcctttaagaggaaggacagagaccctgagagagaaagagggggtgtaccaatttcagagagagagagaaaccatgttgtagggttgtaaggtcttatcaccatgcatgggatttcatttaaaaaatcgagcctccttcaggcttcctgacAACATTCCGTTACTatctgggttttttattttgaaagtccagccttttttaggcttcttaggaacatcccttaactatctggggattttattttgaaaatccagtgtctttcaggcttcctgggaacattctgtaactatctggaggttttattttgaaaatccagcatctttcaggcttcctggtaacatcctatTACTAtcggggggcttattttcaaaatataggcttTGTACAGCCATGTTGTGTAGTTATAAAAAATCACCATGGAAACTGTTGCTTCTTAAAAACCTTCTTTAATGCCTTTGTGGGGGCAACCATCAGAgtgattgctggcctgcaaatcttTAGATGTCAATCAAAGGACCAAAAACTCTACAGACTGTAGAGGACATTTCTTTGGTCCTTTgaactactactacttataaataacagaccgtcaactgagaagaccacagtcctcgtttgtgaagacaacaatcctgcctacggagacaacaactgatttgttcagtaaataaTTAATCAAGAAGACATTGCTCTCTTAAccacaaatccccctttaccgaAATGGACATTccggtaaaacatttttttttagaaatgtatgttcaggttgtgttgatttgacttttaataatgaattccatgtttctatttttcagactTGTGGAACAGTGAAGTCTAAGATTGAGGCTCTGAGAAAGACGCTCAAACAGGAGGATGAGCTtctgagggagaaggagaaaatgccAGCtggctctaaagcccacaatggcaaactggctgtacagggCAACAaagtgaaggctctggaagaggacaatgtggctctgaagaaGAAGGTGGCCCCTTTAATAAGGGATttcagcagggttgagcttgtggtgacagaggtggaggaaaggcaagctcacagccaaaagattgactccatggacaaggagactcaaaccagcgagcTGCCATGGTAGGATTAAGGCTTGTGGCTCATCGAGGCTAGACACATCCATATTTAATACTAACAAGGAattttcattaaagaaaaataaccaAATGTTAATCTTTAGAAAGTTTATCAAAGAGCAGGAGGCTGTAAGAGTTCAACTGCACTTCACAGACCCTCATCATGGCAGCTTGTGTTTTAGTTGGGTTGTCACAGTAAAAGCTTCTGTCCTCTCACCAGTCAGGGCGTCTTTCACAGGCACAACATCTACAAAttattcatgtttgtttctttcaggAGATAGAcatgggggtgggggtgggggtgggggtggggggcagaGTGCACTCAGAATTCACCGAGATGCACAGCTGATGGGTGCTAATGTGAATATATAATCCCACTTCTAGAGATTCAGAGAAATCCTGACCTCTGATAACTCTGTcggtgatggagggagagagagagagagagcaaagccGAATATTTGGCCTTGAATGGCCACACTGGAAAAACTCCATCCTCACTGGTAGACTTTaaatttcagtgttttttaattaaaaagggTGAGATAGTTTCACTTCCTATACATTGTCTATTCTATTCTAATCTAACATATTTGACCATGGACAGGTATCTTCCatactgtttttctttctcttactATTACTTCCTCTTAGAAAATGAGAATGTCTCCACGAGGCATGAAACCAAATTTCCAAGGCTAATGTCCTTCACAAAGGGTTAGTTAGAAAATTGGCATCAGTGTGTTGGGCATTGGCCATATGGAAAATAGAGCAGGAGACCAACATGTCATTTGTAGCAGgtcttttgttttccacatgGGGTTGGATGTGCACACTCCACCTTCACACTTAACCTCCAGTGGACGTCCTACTGTGTCCCTTGTGTGGGTATCTGCGTCAGTCTGTCTTTGTCGTTACTTTCTTCAGTGTCTGTCACCTGCTCGGGGTTTGTCCCTCTGTAATAACACACGGTCACTGTGGTGTTGCCGCTGTCCTCGCTCCCCCGGGTGTTCGTGGAGCAGGAGACCCCCAGCCTCGCGTTCAGGGGTCCCTCCTGCTTCAGGTTCGCGGCCCTGTCACTGTCCACCGCTGCGCGCACCGCGGcccagcagcctcctcctccgcgGCAGCGCAGCAGGCGCAGGAAGGCGTCTCTGAAGTCTGCGTTAAACGCGTAGATGACCGGGTTGAGGGACGAGTTGCTCCAGCcgatccacacaaacacatcaaatgttttttcGTTGACGCAGTAAGGGCCACGCTGGCTCCCCGGGGCCCCTTGTCCGGGACAGAAGGGCAGGGCGCAGTTGAGGATGAAGAAAGGCAGCCAGCAGCAGACAAACACTCCCATGATGACGCTCAGAGTTTTCAGGACTTTAGTCTCTTTCCTGATGGAGACTTTGAGCTCCCGGTGACTCTGAGTCTGAGCCTGCACACTGACACGAGCCTGGTATGAATGGCCATTGATTTCCGCGCACAGGTGAGGAAATGGTTCAGGTTCATCCGAACGGCAACTTTGCGCGTGTTCCGCCGCGCGCTCCAGGGAGGAGATCATCCGGATCTGCACCTGCGCGATCTGGTAGATACGCGTGTATGTGAGGATCATGATGGCGACAGGGATGTAGAAGCTGATGAGGGAAGAGGAGATGGCGTATGTGCGGCTCAGGCTGGAGTCACAGCTCCCCTCCATGCTCCAACCTCGACGCGCCACATCCTCCATACCGGCCGTGTCACTGATCTCTGCCCTGTGCCAGTTGAGCTGCACGGGGACGAAGGAGATGACCACGGACACCGTCCAGGTCACGCCGATCATGACGGAGGCCACTTTCTTGTTCATGCTCCTCTCGTAGCGGAAGGGGCTGGAGATGGCCCAGTATCTGTCCACGCTGATGACGCACAGGTTGAGGATGGAGGCTGTGGAGCACATGATGTCGCAGGCCAGCCAGGTCTTACAGAAGCCCCCGAACGGCCAGAAACCGGCCACTTCAGCCGCAGCCTTCCACGGCATAACCAGCACCGCGACCAGCAGGTCCGACAGAGCCAGGGACACGATGAAGATGTTGGTCACTTTTGCGCGCAAATGCCGGTAGCGATAAACGGCGGCACATACCGTGAAGTTGCCCAACAGCGTCCAGATGATAAGCAGTGCCAGGACGCAGCCGGTTAAAGCTCGATGTGCCGATAACTCCTCCCGACTGTCAGGTCCCACCAGTGCCGAGCTGGTCGTGTTATTCATTGCCTTGCCCTGCGCTCCTCCATGAGTCAAACTGTAAGGATGAGAATCACAACCATTCCTGCAATGACCACGAAAAAGCAGAGGTTGAATAGTCCCTGGAGCTGGAGACAGTCCGTGCTGActgagctgtgctgctgctccaagTGCACAGCAGGTTTACTGGGACCGCAGGCACCACCAGCTGGATACTGAGCGCAGCGCTGAGGCGCACAGGGCACAGGGAGGTTTAACACGTGAGAAAATACAAACGTGTCGAGCCATTTCACATTATCTCTGTATCCATTTACTTTCATTCTGCATTTCTACTGTTTTACTCTCTtctccagatgttttttcccatTTCTCCCATTTCTCCCAAGTAGTTGTGCCATTGATGGTTAACATGGAATTGCATCAAGTAAGAACAGGCTTTTTAAAGTAGGCTTCACAGATTCGTCATTTTTATTACCTTTACATTTGACCACAATAAttcaacaataaaaatgaaataagcaaacaaaacaaatagaaatagaaagaaacagaaaactcaaaCCAACATATCCATATATTGATCGAAtagaaaatctgaatttaacTTAACTGACTCATACATAATATATTAAAACACCTATTTTTAGCCAACTGCGCCATAGAGTATTGGATATATGACAATGCTCTGTGCATTAGATCTGCGTGTCATACAGATTTTCGAACTCATCTTTTATGTAtatcattaaataattaatataaataactCATTTACAAACTAATTTGCCCTGACAAGGACCACGTCTTTTTGAAGTGTACAATATCAATATACTTTGTCTTGATCCACTGCTCTTTCCTGTCTTTGATTATTGGCTTTATGTGCAGCCAGTTGTTTTTTCAGTAGGATTTTGTTGGAGGCAATGCTGCTTGTTCATTGTCCATATATTGTTTTGTTCAGTTCTCTGTACTACAACAGTTCATGAGGATTACTGCCACAgatacagatgtgtgtttgtttgcttttaattttcaaaattTTACATTGTTTTGCATGGAGaaaaattttacatttgaagagaCATAACATGTGTTTTAAGGAAAACAGACTTGATATtggtttaatatttatattagtTCTAATTGTTTACCTCATTCATACAGCACCAAATTCTGCACATGAACTTGTAAATGTGTCGGGTTAAAATTACATTACAGCGCTTAACCACACACACGAGCgtgtaataaattaatttacCCTGTGGAGCCTTGACTGCATCTTCTCCTATTTCAGGAAGCCATggtctccttctcctcttcatcatcttcctgAGTGGCTCCCAGCAAACAGGTTTCCACCACAGCTCTCATCACTATGGGTTGCAGTTGGCAGCAGGACGTCTGTCCTCCAAGTACCCACAGCCCATGCGACTGACATGGCCAGGGATGCGCACACTAACATCACGACAGGCTACGGCTGCAGAGAAGTCATGGAAACTGGAAGTACCACCCTGACTGGTGAGGCGGTGTATGTTGTCAGCACCACCATGAGGATCGTAGACATCCAGACATACATATCAGAACTTCAACATTACATTGACATAAGATGCATAATTATAAGCAGGTTACATGTAATTAATAGTTAATATCAATCAAAAGTGCAGATATAAATGTTTCAAACTAACTTAATAGTGACTGAGTAACATATGACCaatatatttattgttacaAACAAAATTGTGTTAAATGTGGTTATTACTGAAATTGTAAACTAAATCATGACAGCCCAAATGACTACACAAATCA
This is a stretch of genomic DNA from Paralichthys olivaceus isolate ysfri-2021 chromosome 8, ASM2471397v2, whole genome shotgun sequence. It encodes these proteins:
- the LOC138411146 gene encoding uncharacterized protein isoform X1, which gives rise to MDIPTCGTVKSKIEALRKTLKQEDELLREKEKMPAGSKAHNGKLAVQGNKVKALEEDNVALKKKVAPLIRDFSRVELVVTEVEERQAHSQKIDSMDKETQTSELPWKPWSPSPLHHLPEWLPANRFPPQLSSLWVAVGSRTSVLQVPTAHATDMARDAHTNITTGYGCREVMETGSTTLTGEAVYVVSTTMRIVDIQTYISELQHYIDIRCIIISRLHVINS
- the LOC109637750 gene encoding D(1) dopamine receptor-like — encoded protein: MNNTTSSALVGPDSREELSAHRALTGCVLALLIIWTLLGNFTVCAAVYRYRHLRAKVTNIFIVSLALSDLLVAVLVMPWKAAAEVAGFWPFGGFCKTWLACDIMCSTASILNLCVISVDRYWAISSPFRYERSMNKKVASVMIGVTWTVSVVISFVPVQLNWHRAEISDTAGMEDVARRGWSMEGSCDSSLSRTYAISSSLISFYIPVAIMILTYTRIYQIAQVQIRMISSLERAAEHAQSCRSDEPEPFPHLCAEINGHSYQARVSVQAQTQSHRELKVSIRKETKVLKTLSVIMGVFVCCWLPFFILNCALPFCPGQGAPGSQRGPYCVNEKTFDVFVWIGWSNSSLNPVIYAFNADFRDAFLRLLRCRGGGGCWAAVRAAVDSDRAANLKQEGPLNARLGVSCSTNTRGSEDSGNTTVTVCYYRGTNPEQVTDTEESNDKDRLTQIPTQGTQ
- the LOC138411146 gene encoding uncharacterized protein isoform X2, whose translation is MDIPTCGTVKSKIEALRKTLKQEDELLREKEKMPAGSKAHNGKLAVQGNKVKALEEDNVALKKKVAPLIRDFSRVELVVTEVEERQAHSQKIDSMDKETQTSELPW